One Parageobacillus sp. KH3-4 genomic region harbors:
- a CDS encoding TGS domain-containing protein encodes MVDIIKEKLENNGYSFVAKIDWDRMPLYTAYSLLQEGYALSDLFGVKVVTDSTIHCYSILGILHNSFKPIEGQFEDNIAIEKSIFSRYLQTKVIINGMEVKVTIQTEADWASSEKGVFHLLRDDLSQEEIRNLSSALLRNSINAVKSISNNPIEFYDLASFELFQREIAVFTPKMDIFLLPEGSTVLDFAFIVNPSSAKRMSFAKVNGKYKPMNTVLKDMDVIEVITANKETLGFQLAKLCLYF; translated from the coding sequence TTGGTTGATATAATCAAAGAGAAGTTAGAAAATAACGGTTATTCGTTTGTGGCTAAAATCGATTGGGATAGAATGCCTCTATATACGGCTTATTCCCTTTTACAAGAAGGCTATGCGCTATCTGATTTGTTTGGTGTAAAAGTTGTTACCGATTCAACGATTCACTGTTATTCTATTTTGGGAATCCTGCATAATTCATTTAAACCGATTGAAGGGCAATTTGAAGATAACATCGCAATCGAAAAAAGCATTTTCTCAAGATACCTCCAAACAAAGGTAATCATTAATGGAATGGAGGTTAAAGTCACTATACAAACAGAAGCTGATTGGGCTTCAAGTGAAAAAGGGGTATTTCACTTATTGCGAGATGATTTATCCCAAGAAGAAATAAGGAATTTAAGTTCGGCGCTATTAAGAAACTCAATCAATGCTGTAAAGTCAATCTCCAATAATCCAATTGAATTTTATGATTTGGCTTCATTTGAATTATTTCAAAGAGAAATCGCTGTTTTTACACCTAAGATGGATATTTTTTTACTGCCAGAAGGATCAACAGTACTTGATTTTGCTTTCATTGTAAATCCTTCTTCAGCTAAAAGGATGTCTTTTGCGAAAGTGAACGGTAAGTATAAACCAATGAATACAGTATTAAAAGATATGGATGTTATAGAAGTAATTACGGCAAATAAAGAAACACTGGGATTCCAATTGGCTAAATTATGCTTATACTTCTAA
- a CDS encoding phosphomannomutase/phosphoglucomutase, which produces MNFSMAQQQSALPTHVFKEYDIRGRAGEDLDENFAYLLGLAFAEMVQQAGEQKVVVGHDNRISSPTLHRALIAGLSQASCRVIDIGLVTTPMFYYSLEHTNVPCGIIVTASHNPGDENGFKIAMNKTTIYGERIQELRRIMERLQTQGVNRSDSWKEGYVEELDIKPAYLKMLENKIKLGARKLKVVVDCGNGTASIIAPKALEAWGCEVVPLYCESDPTFPNHHPDPVVPENLKDLIDTVRREKADVGLAFDGDGDRLGVVDEEGNIRWGDQLMILFWREILRRYPGADAPVEVKCSQALVEEIERLGGKPFFHRTGHSHIKATLRSRPEIPFAGEMSGHLFFNDEFYGYDDALYAAGRLLRILSNDDRKLSQLFADVPSYHATPETRVPCPEEKKAEAIAAVKQRFADSHEVVDVDGARIQFKNGWGLVRPSNTQPILVLRAEAASPEALADIKQQLADVLSKPPLNLNIAW; this is translated from the coding sequence ATGAATTTTTCAATGGCACAACAACAATCCGCTCTACCAACACACGTGTTTAAGGAGTACGATATTCGCGGACGTGCTGGGGAGGATCTGGACGAGAATTTTGCCTACTTGCTAGGATTGGCGTTTGCGGAGATGGTCCAACAAGCTGGTGAGCAGAAGGTAGTGGTCGGCCATGACAACCGCATCTCTTCCCCAACATTGCATCGTGCGCTGATTGCAGGGCTTAGCCAGGCATCGTGCCGAGTGATCGATATCGGTCTAGTGACGACCCCGATGTTTTATTACAGCCTCGAGCACACTAACGTGCCGTGCGGCATCATCGTCACCGCTAGCCACAATCCTGGCGATGAAAACGGATTTAAGATTGCGATGAATAAGACTACCATTTACGGCGAGCGCATCCAAGAACTGCGGCGGATAATGGAACGTCTCCAAACACAAGGAGTTAACCGCAGCGATTCGTGGAAAGAAGGATATGTGGAGGAGCTCGATATCAAGCCGGCCTACTTGAAGATGCTGGAAAACAAGATCAAGCTGGGGGCGCGCAAGCTTAAAGTAGTGGTCGACTGCGGTAACGGAACCGCTTCGATCATTGCTCCGAAAGCATTAGAGGCGTGGGGATGCGAGGTCGTGCCTTTGTATTGCGAATCCGACCCGACGTTCCCTAATCACCATCCAGATCCGGTCGTGCCGGAGAATTTGAAAGATTTGATTGATACGGTGCGACGGGAAAAGGCGGATGTCGGTTTGGCGTTCGACGGCGACGGAGACCGGCTGGGAGTCGTTGATGAAGAAGGAAACATCCGCTGGGGCGACCAATTGATGATTTTATTCTGGCGCGAGATTCTCCGCCGCTATCCGGGAGCTGACGCACCGGTCGAGGTCAAATGCTCGCAGGCGTTGGTGGAGGAAATTGAACGGCTTGGCGGAAAACCGTTCTTCCATCGCACTGGCCATTCGCATATTAAAGCGACGCTGCGTAGCCGTCCGGAAATTCCATTTGCCGGCGAGATGTCTGGCCATCTGTTCTTCAATGACGAATTCTACGGTTATGATGACGCCTTGTACGCGGCAGGACGGCTGTTGCGCATACTATCCAACGATGACCGCAAACTGTCGCAACTGTTTGCCGACGTCCCAAGTTATCATGCTACTCCGGAGACGCGCGTGCCTTGTCCGGAGGAGAAAAAGGCAGAAGCCATCGCTGCGGTAAAACAGCGGTTTGCGGACAGCCATGAAGTCGTCGATGTGGACGGCGCCCGCATTCAATTCAAAAACGGCTGGGGATTGGTGCGCCCGTCGAATACGCAGCCAATTCTGGTACTGCGTGCTGAAGCCGCGTCACCGGAAGCATTGGCTGATATTAAACAACAGTTGGCCGACGTGCTTTCCAAGCCGCCGCTTAACTTAAACATCGCGTGGTGA
- a CDS encoding glycosyltransferase family 4 protein has product MKRIAYVSTYPPRRCGIATFTEHLLQSVRIAGKRRDVDPVIVLYNENDDDSVYRNDPKFWPLAAEDRAAYARMAERVNRSDVSVVVLQHEFGIFGGEAGEYILDFVRALKKPLVTTFHTIFADPQPPYRRIQQQIADESDAIVVMNRQAIPYLTRAFNLSESKIFYIPHGAPVPRREERNRLRRRLGFAGRKVMFTFGLLNRGKGIESVLAALPGVIREVPETLYVIAGQTHPEVKKREGEAYREELMEMVRRLGLENNVQMINRYFSEEELVDYLTACDLYVTPYPGMQQITSGTLAYAVGVGRPVLTTPYEHARDLLRGCEELLLPYGDTEAWERQLRRLLADEAALRQWEERIWKIGEATHWPRVGAQYVQLFAQICGERGGEETADAQLKGEVKSVVSGSR; this is encoded by the coding sequence ATGAAGCGGATTGCTTACGTCAGCACATATCCGCCGCGCCGCTGCGGCATTGCCACGTTCACCGAACATCTTCTGCAGAGCGTGCGCATTGCCGGCAAACGGCGCGATGTTGATCCGGTGATCGTTCTTTATAACGAGAATGATGACGATTCGGTTTATCGGAATGACCCGAAATTTTGGCCGCTGGCGGCAGAGGACCGCGCCGCTTATGCGCGGATGGCGGAAAGGGTCAACCGCAGTGATGTTTCGGTGGTCGTTTTGCAGCATGAGTTTGGCATCTTCGGCGGCGAAGCGGGAGAATACATACTCGATTTCGTTCGCGCGCTGAAGAAGCCGCTCGTTACGACGTTTCACACGATCTTTGCCGATCCTCAACCGCCTTATCGACGCATTCAGCAACAAATCGCTGATGAGAGCGACGCGATTGTGGTCATGAACCGTCAGGCGATTCCATATTTGACCCGAGCGTTTAACTTGTCGGAGAGCAAAATCTTCTACATTCCGCACGGTGCGCCGGTGCCGCGCCGCGAGGAACGGAACCGTCTCCGCCGCCGCCTTGGCTTTGCAGGACGAAAAGTGATGTTCACATTTGGATTGCTTAATCGCGGAAAAGGCATCGAATCGGTGCTTGCCGCTTTGCCAGGAGTCATCCGCGAAGTGCCGGAGACGCTGTATGTCATCGCCGGACAGACGCACCCTGAAGTGAAAAAACGCGAAGGGGAAGCATACCGCGAAGAACTGATGGAGATGGTTCGCCGTCTTGGATTGGAAAATAATGTGCAAATGATTAATCGCTATTTCAGCGAGGAGGAACTAGTCGACTATTTGACAGCGTGCGATCTTTACGTCACCCCATATCCGGGAATGCAGCAAATTACAAGCGGCACTTTGGCTTATGCGGTCGGCGTGGGCCGTCCGGTCCTTACAACGCCATATGAGCATGCTCGCGACTTGTTGCGCGGTTGCGAAGAATTGTTATTGCCGTACGGCGACACCGAAGCATGGGAACGGCAATTGCGGCGGCTGTTGGCGGATGAAGCGGCTTTGCGGCAGTGGGAGGAACGGATTTGGAAAATTGGCGAAGCGACGCATTGGCCGCGTGTTGGTGCACAATATGTGCAACTGTTTGCACAGATCTGTGGAGAAAGAGGCGGTGAGGAAACAGCGGACGCGCAATTGAAAGGAGAGGTGAAATCCGTTGTCTCCGGCAGCCGTTAA
- a CDS encoding NDP-sugar synthase produces the protein MKALLLAGGLGTRLRPLTENLPKPMAPIANRPWLEHLIIHLREQGVDQFIMAVHHYPDVIRRHFGDGRRWGVKIEYSLEPFPMGTAGAIKNAERFLDERFLVVNADIVHLPQLVPLLDFHRQHGGIATIALTEVEDPSSYGVVEQDDSGRILRFVEKPRREEAPSNRINAGLYIFEPEVMRYIPAQREVSIERETFPRLIEEGAGVYGMVSRGYWRDMGTPARYRQVHWDVLNRRFPLLMHGRQIQPDVWAGEDVEFGAGVLLVPPVLIGNNVKIGDQTVIGPYAVIGDNCYIGAHVHCSNSILWDRSVVRDNSRLSNSIFGYRTVAPAGEVFNNSIINQPGEVMRA, from the coding sequence ATGAAAGCATTGCTGTTGGCTGGAGGTTTAGGCACACGTTTACGCCCGTTAACGGAAAACTTGCCGAAACCGATGGCGCCCATTGCAAATCGCCCATGGCTGGAACACCTCATCATTCATCTGCGTGAACAAGGCGTTGATCAGTTTATTATGGCTGTACACCATTATCCGGATGTGATTCGCCGTCATTTTGGCGACGGCCGCCGCTGGGGAGTGAAGATTGAGTACTCTCTCGAACCGTTCCCAATGGGTACGGCTGGAGCCATCAAAAACGCGGAACGGTTTCTTGATGAACGGTTTTTGGTCGTCAACGCCGACATCGTCCACTTGCCACAGTTAGTCCCTCTTCTTGATTTTCATCGACAACACGGAGGAATTGCCACCATCGCACTGACGGAAGTAGAAGACCCATCTTCATACGGAGTAGTAGAACAAGATGATAGCGGACGGATTTTGCGGTTTGTTGAGAAGCCGCGCCGGGAAGAGGCGCCGTCCAACCGGATCAATGCAGGGTTGTATATTTTTGAACCGGAAGTGATGCGTTATATTCCGGCGCAGCGCGAAGTTTCCATTGAGCGTGAAACGTTCCCGCGCTTGATTGAGGAAGGTGCCGGCGTATACGGCATGGTCAGCCGCGGCTATTGGCGTGACATGGGAACTCCGGCTCGTTATCGCCAAGTCCATTGGGATGTGCTTAACCGACGGTTTCCTCTGCTCATGCATGGACGTCAAATTCAGCCGGATGTTTGGGCGGGGGAAGACGTCGAATTCGGTGCTGGTGTCCTCTTGGTACCGCCGGTTTTGATTGGCAATAATGTGAAAATAGGCGATCAAACAGTGATCGGTCCATACGCTGTGATTGGCGATAACTGTTATATCGGTGCCCACGTGCATTGTTCGAACTCCATTCTTTGGGATCGCTCAGTGGTGCGCGACAACAGCCGTCTCAGCAACAGCATTTTCGGCTACCGGACTGTGGCGCCGGCCGGCGAGGTTTTCAACAATTCAATTATTAACCAACCAGGAGAGGTGATGCGGGCATGA
- a CDS encoding Gfo/Idh/MocA family oxidoreductase, producing MSYPLSSYRVGIAGAGAFAAFLAGALATLPEFQLTAVAGRTDEKRQRVLAAYRQRQPDVASPREYREATELIRDPDIDVVVLSTPPHLHASLSKLALMQGKHVLLEKPGALTAAALKDNAHLATKQRRAFAVNLVLRYNPLVEAVEWMIRHRLLGRVYHASLHNAAHRVTSGHWFWNRNQSGGIFIEHGVHFFEVGRHWFGEPEDARGFAITEASGEQSRVWASVIHRGCTRHGHVRETQLPTKESESKSLDEYVPVQYYHGFTMEEDAPESTQWEVHCAQGRIMLEGWIPQRLYVEGVLAEEQAKQIDALLDTVPTQPRADAYEQVRAWATARLSPNAYAPERTSSSFVSRLPYRRTLSLSDRQGWYEAMAQARFLDLCRMIQDPNWSGLVTLDDAVADLSLAESCTVSEVWQEG from the coding sequence ATGTCTTATCCGCTCTCATCATACCGTGTAGGCATTGCCGGCGCAGGCGCTTTTGCTGCATTCTTGGCCGGCGCACTCGCGACATTGCCTGAATTTCAATTGACGGCTGTTGCCGGCCGTACTGACGAAAAACGCCAGCGCGTGCTGGCCGCCTATCGCCAACGTCAACCCGATGTCGCTAGCCCGCGCGAGTACCGGGAAGCGACCGAGCTCATTCGCGATCCGGATATCGACGTGGTGGTTTTGTCGACGCCGCCCCATCTTCACGCTTCGCTCAGCAAACTGGCATTGATGCAAGGCAAACACGTACTTTTGGAAAAACCAGGGGCGCTGACTGCAGCGGCGCTGAAAGACAATGCCCATCTCGCCACAAAACAACGGCGTGCGTTCGCCGTCAACCTCGTCTTGCGCTACAACCCGCTGGTGGAAGCAGTCGAATGGATGATCCGCCACCGTCTGTTGGGGCGTGTGTACCATGCCAGCCTCCACAACGCCGCACATCGCGTCACATCGGGACATTGGTTCTGGAACCGAAACCAAAGCGGCGGCATCTTTATCGAACATGGAGTCCATTTCTTCGAAGTCGGCAGACACTGGTTTGGCGAGCCTGAAGATGCACGCGGTTTTGCCATAACCGAGGCAAGCGGCGAACAATCACGCGTGTGGGCGAGCGTCATTCACCGCGGTTGCACACGTCATGGTCATGTACGGGAAACACAATTGCCTACAAAAGAATCAGAGTCCAAATCCTTGGACGAGTACGTACCGGTTCAATATTACCATGGATTCACAATGGAGGAGGACGCTCCTGAGTCGACACAGTGGGAAGTCCACTGTGCTCAAGGGCGGATTATGCTCGAAGGTTGGATTCCTCAACGTCTGTACGTCGAGGGCGTGCTCGCAGAAGAACAGGCGAAGCAGATCGACGCCCTGCTTGATACCGTGCCGACGCAACCAAGAGCGGACGCTTACGAACAAGTACGAGCATGGGCCACAGCGCGATTGTCTCCCAATGCGTACGCGCCTGAGCGCACATCCTCATCTTTCGTTTCCCGCCTGCCGTATCGGCGGACGTTATCATTGTCTGATCGACAAGGATGGTACGAAGCGATGGCCCAAGCCCGCTTCTTGGATTTATGCCGGATGATCCAAGATCCAAACTGGAGCGGATTAGTGACGCTCGATGACGCTGTGGCTGACTTATCTCTAGCTGAATCTTGCACGGTTTCAGAAGTATGGCAGGAGGGCTAA
- a CDS encoding carbon-nitrogen hydrolase family protein: protein MANKQSHVRVAVVQAASVIMDRTASTEKAISLTKQAAEKGANIVVFPEAFIPAYPRGLTFGTRVGSRSPEGRKDWLRYWENSVTVPSETTEMLGEAARKAGVYLVIGVVERDNEFSRGTLYCSVLFFGPDGTLLGKHRKLKPTASERIIWGEGDGSTLPVYDTPYGRIGALVCWENYMPLARVAMYAKGVQIYIAPTADARELWQSTIRHIAAEGRCFVLSCNQYVTKDMYPTDLACYEELASAPHEMCAGGSAIVGPLGNYIKEPVYGKEDVLIADLDLREIAYGQFDFDVVGHYSRPDVFQLLVNEEKKDSVKWIK from the coding sequence ATGGCGAACAAACAATCTCATGTGCGCGTAGCTGTCGTGCAAGCTGCTTCCGTGATTATGGATCGAACAGCAAGTACGGAAAAGGCGATTTCGTTAACGAAACAAGCTGCTGAAAAAGGCGCGAATATCGTCGTATTTCCAGAAGCTTTTATTCCTGCGTATCCAAGAGGGCTTACTTTTGGAACGAGGGTTGGAAGCCGTTCACCAGAAGGGCGAAAAGACTGGCTCCGCTACTGGGAAAATTCCGTAACTGTGCCAAGTGAAACGACCGAAATGTTAGGAGAAGCAGCCCGTAAGGCAGGAGTCTATCTCGTTATTGGTGTTGTTGAGAGAGATAACGAGTTTAGTAGAGGCACTCTTTATTGCAGTGTTTTATTTTTTGGGCCAGACGGCACTTTGCTTGGAAAACACCGAAAGCTAAAACCTACAGCTTCTGAACGCATCATCTGGGGAGAGGGAGACGGAAGCACTTTGCCTGTTTACGATACGCCATATGGAAGAATAGGGGCGCTCGTTTGTTGGGAAAACTATATGCCGTTGGCGAGAGTAGCGATGTACGCCAAAGGAGTCCAAATTTATATCGCCCCGACGGCAGATGCTAGAGAACTCTGGCAGTCTACGATTCGCCATATTGCGGCGGAAGGAAGATGTTTTGTTTTATCTTGCAATCAGTATGTCACGAAGGACATGTACCCTACGGATTTAGCCTGCTATGAAGAACTGGCGTCAGCCCCTCATGAGATGTGCGCTGGAGGCAGCGCGATCGTCGGCCCATTAGGAAATTATATCAAGGAACCTGTCTATGGTAAGGAAGACGTTCTTATCGCCGATTTGGATTTGCGTGAGATCGCCTACGGCCAATTTGATTTTGATGTGGTCGGCCACTACTCAAGGCCGGATGTGTTTCAACTGTTAGTCAATGAAGAGAAGAAGGATAGTGTGAAATGGATAAAGTAG
- a CDS encoding DUF2309 domain-containing protein, with protein sequence MNTTIVSLERPNVRKQRTEDAAAINVAELVQNASKAIAPLWPIATFIARHPWMGLEHLPFEQVARRLKSLKDIDIYPSMSMLRAAQRKGELDPEFLEMRLQRWLDEQLLALPREEAERFCRTALQHEEIPNKVLTSPQLKKLAAKMKGMRLCDGAERLPIRPLSLLLEEQGEGEWARMLDHHMIKWCKLFLDESQASWPLPYREKGFYCAWRKLVTNDPSLSKEQRERLRNLPQDAEDALQQALTMLGIPHDAVKDYLEAHLLSLPGWTGMLQWRSQQFGQAHLLLVDYLAIRLSLEWALIAPYLPLARQKEDDETFLLPLLAAWMHWGGMTPEEWLRLPQAEQQARLSLAYRFDKIVRGKLWLEAWEDTQEAQLKEKIASHSPNNEQKQAIVQLIFCIDVRSEPFRRHLEQAGPFETYGCAGFFGLPIKTRELDSDYAHASCPAIVEPLHEVREYASAAIVKEYRGRRNVLLSLSYMFKKMKQHLFASLLLPEMSGPWLGLHTLARSIAPGGAGRAFRQFLGNWAKKPETELSLDRESYWEAADLPVGFSTEEKVRYVYRLLKGMGLTSRFAPLVVVCGHESETANNPYASSLDCGACGGAAGGFNARVFAALCNLKEVREGLAEKGIVIPEDTVFVAAEHMTTVDELRWLYVPTLSEAAQKAFEILQGKLEEVSRDANNERLAKLPGLGRKTKDPLAEARRRAEDWSEIRPEWGLAGNGAFIIGRRQLTKHCDLEGKVFLHSYDWREDPSGESLANIIAGPVTVAQWINLQYYASTIAPHYYGSGSKTTQTVTAGIGVMQGNASDLLAGLPWQSVMASDHEMFHSPLRLLVIIEAPRQHIERLLEDDPHFRQKVQNGWLRLVSIDPDNGQWEKWS encoded by the coding sequence ATGAACACGACTATCGTATCGCTCGAACGCCCGAATGTGCGCAAGCAACGGACAGAAGATGCCGCGGCTATCAATGTGGCCGAGCTTGTCCAAAATGCCAGCAAAGCAATCGCTCCGCTTTGGCCGATTGCCACGTTTATCGCTCGCCATCCATGGATGGGGCTAGAACATCTTCCGTTTGAGCAAGTGGCCCGCCGTTTAAAGTCATTGAAAGATATTGACATTTATCCAAGCATGTCCATGTTGCGAGCGGCTCAGCGGAAAGGGGAGTTGGATCCGGAGTTTTTGGAAATGCGGCTGCAGCGCTGGCTGGATGAGCAGCTGCTGGCGTTGCCGCGCGAGGAAGCGGAACGTTTTTGCCGAACCGCGCTTCAGCATGAAGAAATTCCGAATAAGGTGTTAACGTCTCCGCAGTTAAAAAAACTGGCAGCAAAAATGAAAGGAATGCGCTTGTGCGACGGTGCCGAACGTTTGCCAATCCGGCCGCTAAGCCTTCTTCTTGAAGAACAAGGAGAAGGGGAATGGGCGCGGATGCTTGACCATCATATGATTAAATGGTGCAAATTATTTTTAGATGAATCGCAAGCTTCATGGCCGCTGCCATATCGGGAAAAAGGGTTTTACTGCGCATGGCGGAAACTGGTGACTAACGACCCATCGTTGAGCAAAGAGCAACGCGAACGATTGAGAAATTTGCCGCAAGATGCTGAAGATGCATTGCAGCAAGCGTTAACCATGCTCGGCATACCGCATGACGCGGTGAAAGACTACTTGGAAGCGCATCTTCTTTCCTTGCCGGGATGGACAGGAATGCTACAATGGCGTTCGCAGCAGTTCGGTCAAGCGCATTTGCTGCTTGTTGATTATTTAGCCATTCGCCTTTCGCTGGAATGGGCGTTGATCGCGCCGTATTTGCCATTGGCAAGACAAAAAGAGGACGATGAAACGTTTCTTCTTCCGCTTCTCGCGGCTTGGATGCACTGGGGAGGGATGACGCCGGAAGAATGGCTGCGATTGCCGCAGGCTGAGCAACAAGCGCGGTTATCTCTGGCTTATCGCTTTGATAAAATTGTTCGCGGCAAACTTTGGCTGGAAGCGTGGGAAGATACGCAAGAGGCGCAGCTAAAGGAGAAAATTGCGTCTCATTCTCCAAACAATGAGCAAAAACAAGCAATCGTCCAGCTTATCTTTTGTATCGATGTTCGTTCTGAACCTTTCCGTCGTCATTTGGAGCAAGCAGGTCCGTTTGAAACATATGGGTGCGCTGGGTTCTTCGGCCTTCCCATCAAGACGCGCGAACTGGATAGCGACTATGCGCACGCTTCTTGTCCAGCCATCGTAGAGCCGCTTCATGAAGTTCGCGAATATGCATCAGCGGCAATTGTCAAGGAATATCGCGGCCGCCGCAACGTGCTACTTTCGCTTAGCTATATGTTCAAAAAAATGAAACAGCATTTGTTTGCCAGTTTGTTGCTTCCAGAAATGAGCGGACCGTGGCTCGGTTTGCACACACTTGCTCGAAGTATAGCGCCGGGCGGAGCAGGCCGCGCATTTCGCCAGTTTCTAGGCAATTGGGCGAAAAAGCCGGAAACAGAACTTTCGCTGGATCGGGAATCTTATTGGGAAGCAGCGGATCTTCCCGTAGGCTTTTCTACCGAGGAAAAAGTACGGTACGTTTATCGCCTATTAAAAGGAATGGGGCTTACAAGCCGCTTTGCGCCACTTGTCGTTGTCTGCGGCCATGAAAGTGAAACGGCGAACAATCCTTACGCTTCGTCGCTTGATTGCGGTGCGTGCGGCGGAGCGGCGGGAGGGTTCAACGCACGGGTGTTCGCTGCCCTTTGCAACTTGAAAGAAGTTCGCGAAGGTCTTGCAGAAAAAGGCATCGTTATTCCCGAGGACACTGTTTTTGTTGCTGCCGAGCATATGACAACGGTTGATGAACTTCGTTGGCTTTATGTGCCGACGCTTTCAGAAGCGGCGCAAAAAGCGTTTGAGATACTGCAAGGCAAGCTGGAAGAAGTAAGCCGCGACGCGAATAACGAGCGGTTGGCGAAACTGCCGGGATTGGGTCGCAAAACGAAAGATCCGCTTGCCGAGGCGCGCCGCCGTGCGGAAGACTGGAGCGAAATCCGTCCGGAATGGGGGCTTGCGGGGAATGGCGCGTTTATTATCGGGCGCCGCCAGCTAACGAAGCATTGCGATTTAGAAGGGAAAGTATTTTTGCATAGCTATGACTGGCGCGAGGATCCGTCTGGGGAGTCTCTGGCAAACATTATTGCCGGTCCGGTGACTGTTGCGCAATGGATTAACTTGCAATATTACGCATCGACTATCGCTCCGCATTACTACGGAAGCGGCAGCAAAACAACGCAAACGGTCACTGCGGGAATCGGAGTCATGCAAGGAAACGCGAGCGACTTGCTTGCCGGGCTTCCGTGGCAATCGGTAATGGCGTCCGACCATGAAATGTTCCATTCGCCGCTTCGCTTGCTCGTCATCATCGAAGCGCCGCGGCAACATATCGAGCGCTTGCTCGAAGACGATCCTCATTTCCGACAAAAAGTGCAAAACGGATGGCTCCGTTTAGTTTCCATTGACCCGGACAACGGGCAATGGGAAAAATGGTCATAA
- a CDS encoding NADH dehydrogenase subunit 5: protein MVWFILLFATVGIVLVSSLLLLDRRVPLCYVRVHVGVMVLPIAMALAGLIFANHHAVAGLWRSDMLGWLMALFILTLGWVIERFCLRYLHGDRAYRKYFTLLTFTVSAAALTWLSNDIRLLILFWGLPLLGLTQLARLKKEWRPARTTAVRMAAVFSLSWLALFAAGLGLWSATGHWRLSLALSPESIRHLEWWEKTGLNVLLVLAAIIPAGQWPFQRWLLESAVTPTPISAVMHAGLVNAGGLLLTRFAPLFNGDVSQMLLIVLAAISVLIGTGISFVQVDYKRQLVASTMAQMGLMLIQCALGAYVAAVIHLVLHGLFKATLFLQSGSVVPRPNKTLRLSQSLSQTWRFAGAVGGFVVGGIVLLMSPEENAKWLSSLILGWSLAFAWGRLAVFKDGRIIVLFVLAGAVFISGTVHSSLTMLLHKTVPLNSSTSVAAGAIAVLMLAAGGLASIWLSAHRSSDVFARLYMWLVHMGEPRLASMESHPRYLADYLQKEVVNG from the coding sequence TTGGTTTGGTTCATCTTGTTATTTGCAACGGTTGGAATTGTTCTCGTCAGTTCTTTATTGCTATTGGATCGGCGTGTGCCGCTATGCTATGTGCGGGTGCACGTAGGTGTGATGGTGTTGCCGATCGCCATGGCGTTAGCGGGGCTGATTTTTGCTAATCATCACGCTGTAGCCGGATTATGGCGTTCCGATATGCTCGGCTGGCTTATGGCATTGTTTATTTTGACGCTCGGCTGGGTGATTGAGCGCTTTTGTCTTCGTTATTTGCATGGCGACCGCGCGTATCGAAAGTATTTTACACTGCTTACTTTTACCGTTAGCGCTGCGGCGCTGACATGGCTGAGCAACGATATTCGCTTGCTTATTCTCTTTTGGGGTTTGCCGTTATTGGGGTTGACACAACTGGCACGGTTAAAAAAAGAATGGCGTCCGGCGCGAACGACGGCGGTGCGCATGGCTGCCGTGTTTTCGTTAAGCTGGCTTGCCTTGTTTGCCGCTGGTTTAGGGCTATGGAGCGCAACGGGACATTGGCGGCTGTCGCTTGCTTTGTCGCCAGAAAGCATTCGCCATCTCGAATGGTGGGAAAAAACGGGGCTGAATGTTCTGCTTGTTTTGGCAGCGATCATCCCGGCCGGACAATGGCCGTTTCAGCGCTGGCTGTTGGAATCCGCGGTGACGCCGACGCCGATTTCTGCGGTCATGCATGCCGGACTGGTCAATGCCGGCGGTCTTTTACTGACGAGATTTGCTCCGTTGTTTAATGGTGATGTATCACAAATGTTGCTGATTGTTCTCGCCGCGATTTCGGTGCTGATCGGCACAGGAATTAGTTTCGTGCAAGTTGATTATAAACGGCAATTAGTTGCCTCCACGATGGCGCAAATGGGATTGATGCTCATTCAATGTGCGTTAGGGGCTTATGTTGCAGCAGTGATTCATTTAGTGTTGCACGGTCTGTTTAAAGCGACGTTGTTTTTGCAATCCGGTTCGGTTGTGCCGCGCCCGAATAAAACGCTTCGTCTATCGCAAAGCTTGTCCCAAACATGGCGATTTGCCGGAGCGGTGGGCGGCTTTGTCGTAGGAGGAATTGTTTTGCTTATGTCGCCGGAAGAAAATGCGAAATGGTTGAGCAGTCTTATTCTTGGCTGGTCGCTGGCGTTTGCGTGGGGGCGGCTTGCCGTTTTTAAGGACGGACGGATCATTGTCTTATTCGTATTGGCAGGGGCGGTTTTCATTTCTGGGACGGTGCACAGTAGTCTCACGATGCTTTTGCATAAAACGGTGCCACTAAATTCGAGTACATCTGTTGCCGCTGGGGCGATAGCCGTCTTGATGCTAGCAGCCGGCGGATTGGCGAGCATATGGCTTTCCGCCCATCGTTCATCAGATGTGTTTGCGCGATTGTATATGTGGCTCGTCCATATGGGCGAACCACGCTTAGCGTCGATGGAAAGCCATCCGCGTTATCTTGCCGATTATTTGCAGAAGGAGGTCGTTAATGGATGA